The proteins below come from a single Vicugna pacos chromosome 13, VicPac4, whole genome shotgun sequence genomic window:
- the LURAP1 gene encoding leucine rich adaptor protein 1 — translation MEGTAESQTPDLRDVEGKVGRKTPEGLLRGLRGEWEPGASGALLLPGAPTTGHGLGDKIMALRMELAYLRAIDVKILQQLLTLNEGIEAVRWLLEERGTLTSHCSSLTSSQYSLTGGSPGRSRRGSWDSLPDTSSTDRLDSVSIGSFLDTVAPSELDEQGPPGAPRPEMDWAKFIPGGERARTEVDLTATRLGSLRAVWKPPGEGLHSGSPEPPEDESAKLGFEAHWYWGQCQDDVTFL, via the exons ATGGAGGGGACTGCGGAGTCCCAGACGCCTGACCTGCGAGACGTGGAAGGCAAGGTGGGCAGGAAGACCCCTGAAGGGCTGCTCCGCGGGCTGCGAGGCGAGTGGGAGCCGGGAGCCTCTGGCGCTCTGCTGCTCCCAGGGGCACCTACCACGGGCCACGGCCTGGGGGACAAGATCATGGCGCTGAGGATGGAACTG GCTTACCTGCGAGCCATCGACGTGAAGATTCTGCAGCAGCTGCTGACCTTGAACGAGGGCATCGAGGCGGTGCGCTGGCTGTTGGAGGAGCGGGGGACGTTGACCAGCCACTGCAGCAGCCTCACCAGCAGCCAATATAGCCTGACAGGCGGGAGCCCAGGCCGCTCAAGGCGAGGCAGCTGGGACAGCCTGCCAGACACCAGCTCCACTGACCGGCTGGACAGTGTCTCCATTGGCAGCTTCCTGGACACGGTGGCCCCCAGTGAGCTGGATGAACAGGGCCCCCCTGGGGCTCCCCGTCCTGAGATGGACTGGGCAAAGTTTATACCCGGTGGGGAGAGGGCCAGGACTGAGGTGGACCTGACAGCCACCAGGCTAGGGAGCTTGAGGGCTGTGTGGAAGCCCCCAGGGGAGGGGCTCCACAGTGGATCTCCTGAGCCACCAGAGGATGAGAGTGCCAAGCTGGGCTTTGAGGCCCACTGGTACTGGGGCCAGTGCCAGGATGATGTGACCTTCCTGTAA